Proteins encoded within one genomic window of Lampris incognitus isolate fLamInc1 chromosome 1, fLamInc1.hap2, whole genome shotgun sequence:
- the gpr151 gene encoding G-protein coupled receptor 151 produces MDKLSSGDNSTVVNSSLDRWFFNERGSYQHLDPEELKFLVPAILGVICILGLACNLTAMGILVSNAHKGKLSLINSLIFNLMFADGLVLAFTVPFRAAAYSKGSWTLGRVLCKTADWFLQSCMAAKSFTVAVMAKACYHYVSNPTKQVSIHLGSILVVLLFTWLSACSVTIPHCLFATLQRKSRGLVCMLMVPSEARNFMFVYIKAYPLGVFCAPLSFALLYFWKAYGQCQQRSSKTQNLRMQIRSRKLTLMLFSLTVAMAILWLPQWVVWVWERQLAEKANEGTQPLSFSSPPFFLSLSAQLLTFCLSLVNPLIVLSLSEEFREGYQGLWRRLTLRKQPPPKPKPGPHNPTSMQSPRPRPETSAQLREDQDFSSNSSQVHRRESQPQPEQSEVKEAERTSLKDGIVLPDVEQFWHERETGSLTEENDPIPWEHQSK; encoded by the coding sequence ATGGACAAGCTTTCCAGTGGGGACAATTCGACTGTGGTGAACAGCTCCTTAGACAGGTGGTTCTTCAATGAACGAGGGTCGTACCAACACCTGGACCCTGAGGAGCTGAAGTTTCTGGTGCCGGCCATTCTGGGAGTCATTTGTATCCTGGGACTGGCATGTAACCTTACGGCAATGGGCATCTTGGTCTCAAATGCTCACAAGGGCAAACTCTCTCTCATCAACTCCCTCATCTTCAATCTGATGTTTGCTGATGGGCTGGTGCTTGCATTCACAGTACCGTTTCGGGCTGCTGCCTACTCAAAGGGCAGCTGGACGCTCGGCCGGGTGCTATGCAAGACGGCTGACTGGTTCCTCCAGTCCTGCATGGCAGCTAAGAGCTTCACGGTGGCAGTCATGGCCAAAGCCTGCTATCACTATGTGTCCAACCCCACCAAGCAGGTGAGCATCCATCTAGGGTCAATCTTGGTGGTGCTGCTCTTCACCTGGCTGTCTGCCTGCTCTGTGACCATCCCTCACTGCCTGTTTGCTACGCTGCAAAGGAAAAGTCGTGGACTGGTGTGTATGCTGATGGTGCCATCAGAGGCCAGGAACTTCATGTTTGTGTACATTAAAGCGTACCCCTTGGGGGTCTTCTGCGCCCCTCTGAGTTTTGCGCTGCTGTATTTCTGGAAGGCTTATGGCCAGTGCCAGCAGCGTTCCAGCAAGACCCAGAACCTGCGCATGCAGATCAGGTCCAGGAAACTCACCTTAATGCTCTTCAGCTTGACTGTGGCCATGGCCATCCTCTGGCTTCCACAATGGGTAGTGTGGGTGTGGGAGCGTCAACTGGCTGAGAAAGCGAACGAAGGAACTCAGCCCCtttccttctcttctcctcccttttttctctccctctctgctcaGCTGCTCACATTCTGTCTCTCGCTGGTGAACCCGCTCATTGTTCTCTCCCTCTCCGAGGAGTTCAGAGAGGGCTACCAAGGGCTATGGAGGAGGCTCACCCTGCGCAAGCAACCCCCACCGAAGCCAAAGCCCGGACCCCACAACCCCACCAGCATGCAGTCACCCCGCCCCAGACCAGAGACCTCAGCTCAGCTGAGAGAGGACCAGGACTTCTCCTCCAACTCCAGCCAGGTCCATCGGAGAGAATCTCAGCCCCAGCCAGAGCAAAGTGAAGTCAAGGAGGCAGAGAGGACGAGCCTCAAAGATGGGATCGTCTTGCCTGATGTGGAGCAGTTTTggcacgagagagagacaggatcgCTCACGGAGGAAAATGATCCTATACCTTGGGAGCACCAGAGCAAGTAG
- the adam19b gene encoding disintegrin and metalloproteinase domain-containing protein 19 → MPVICWQTEQSFLKSSLQLIDSYEITYVRWLHPDRHWRSSGKEHPGETEVLITAEGQELRLHLERNEQLLAPGYQEIWYTPGGARQTSSPTYTGHCFYHGEVVGVEGSSLAVSTCSGLRGLISLNSSVSYLIEPLPVSTDLQQYAVFRAESLHLPNGSCLHQPGHKEPEHGLSNLIHGMIMPQRDREKRDLSQSMKYVELLLVADHAEFQNHERNLESTKMKLLEAANYVDKYYKALSIRVAVIGLEVWSDQDRINVSDNPYSTLGAFLAWRRKHLHMLPNDNAQLITGMSFQGTTIGLAPLKAMCSEYQSGGVNADHSKSAVGVAATMAHEMGHNFGMSHDSAGCCHAKADDGGCIMAAATGHPFPRVFNTCNQKELIRYLSSGGGKCLFNLPNTRAIYGGQRCGNGYLEDGEECDCGDEEECTSPCCNANNCTLKAGAECAHGVCCHNCKLKPPGVLCRGPSGPCDLPEYCDGKVESCPANFYLVDGTSCAGGKAYCYTGMCLTLEQQCQSLWGGDGHPAPDLCFKRVNEAGDAFGNCGKDLLGKYRGCKERDATCGKIQCSSSASKPIDTNAVPIDTTVRLGNRRILCRGTHVYSPGQGDERQGDTLDPGLVMTGTKCGEDSICFGGECRNASFLRADECNAKCHGHGLCNNNHNCHCDSGWAPPRCDQTGAGGSVDSGPVISHSSLLPVLLLLPLAIFVVLAAVGLWCFYRHKIRPLKASVPPPPNPNCSVPTETEHLHVSGHTNPTFLLRKQDSNQLSNPRPSPSCPPRSRHAIVRPTVKPPPIPAYAAEQRKKPDLAQTQPQVPPQTKSSPQDRTPAQVRPPPVLSRLTQEKEPQATPPAPSSALPTLPSTAPKPHPSPPTSENSRPDPPNRPPPPCPVSRPSVEKQQRNQLQVVTSDALQRGKAALAHSAGQKKPNRS, encoded by the exons GGCCACTGTTTCTATCACGGGGAGGTTGTGGGTGTGGAGGGCTCCAGCCTGGCGGTCAGCACATGCTCAGGACTCAG GGGACTGATTTCTCTGAACAGCAGCGTCAGCTACCTGATAGAACCGCTCCCGGTCTCCACGGACCTGCAACAGTATGCTGTGTTCAGAGCTGAGAGCCTCCATCTGCCCAACGGAAGCTGCCTACATCAACCTGGTCACAAGGAGCCTGAGCATGGGCTTAGCAACCTCATCCATGGAATGATAAtgccacagagagacaga GAAAAACGGGACTTGAGCCAGAGTATGAAGTATGTGGAGCTGTTGCTGGTAGCAGACCATGCTGAG TTTCAGAACCATGAGCGAAATCTTGAGAGTACCAAAATGAAGTTATTGGAGGCTGCTAATTATGTTGATAAG TACTACAAGGCGCTGAGCATCCGCGTGGCAGTGATTGGTTTGGAAGTGTGGTCGGACCAAGATAGGATCAACGTATCTGACAACCCATACAGCACCTTGGGGGCCTTTCTGGCTTGGAGGCGCAAGCATCTCCACATGCTGCCCAATGACAATGCTCAACTCATCAC GGGGATGTCATTCCAGGGCACCACCATCGGGTTGGCACCTCTCAAAGCCATGTGCTCCGAGTACCAGTCTGGGGGAGTGAACGCG GATCACTCAAAGTCTGCAGTGGGTGTGGCAGCCACCATGGCCCATGAGATGGGCCATAACTTTGGGATGAGCCATGACAGTGCAGGCTGCTGCCATGCAAAAGCTGACGATGGGGGATGCATCATGGCTGCTGCCACTGG ACACCCATTCCCTCGTGTGTTTAACACCTGCAACCAAAAAGAGTTGATACGCTACCTGAGCTCTGGAGGAGGAAAGTGCCTCTTTAACCTGCCGAACACCAGAGCCATCTATGGTGGCCAACGCTGTGGCAACGGGTACCTGGAGGATGGAGAGGAGTGTGATTGTGGAGATGaagag GAGTGTACTAGTCCCTGCTGCAATGCCAATAACTGTACTCTGAAAGCTGGGGCTGAGTGTGCTCATGGGGTCTGCTGTCATAACTGCAAG CTAAAGCCTCCGGGTGTGCTGTGCCGTGGCCCCTCAGGGCCGTGTGATTTACCAGAGTACTGCGACGGGAAGGTGGAGTCTTGTCCTGCCAACTTTTACTTGGTGGACGGTACTTCCTGTGCAGGAGGGAAGGCCTACTGCTACACTGGCATGTGTCTGACCCTGGAGCAGCAGTGTCAGTCGCTCTGGGGAGGAG ATGGCCACCCTGCCCCTGACCTGTGTTTTAAGCGAGTCAATGAGGCCGGGGACGCCTTTGGGAATTGTGGCAAAGACCTGCTTGGGAAGTACAGGGGCTGCAAGGAGAG AGATGCTACATGTGGGAAGATCCAATGTTCCAGCTCTGCCTCCAAGCCCATTGACACCAATGCTGTTCCCATTGACACCACAGTCCGCCTGGGCAACAGGAGGATTCTGTGCAGGGGAACACATGTCTACTCACCCGGCCAGGGAGACGAGAGACAAGGGGACACTCTGGACCCAGGCCTGGTCATGACCGGCACCAAGTGTGGTGAGGACTCG ATCTGCTTTGGGGGAGAGTGCCGCAACGCATCTTTTCTGAGAGCAGATGAGTGCAATGCCAAGTGCCATGGCCACGGG CTGTGCAACAATAACCACAACTGCCACTGCGACTCAGGATGGGCCCCTCCTAGGTGTGACCAGACTGGGGCAGGAGGAAGTGTGGACAGCGGACCTGTCATCAGCCATA GTAGTCTCCTTCCGGTCCTGTTGCTCCTTCCTCTGGCTATTtttgttgtgttggctgcggtTGGACTGTGGTGCTTCTACAGACACAAGATCCGCCCACTGAAAGCTTCTGTTCCACCACCTCCAAATCCAAA TTGTTCAGTGCCAACCGAAACTGAACATCTCCATGTCTCTGGTCATACCAATCCTACATTCCTGCTAAGAAAGCAGGATTCAAACCAGCTG TCCAATCCTCGTCCAAGCCCATCCTGCCCTCCTCGGTCCAGACATGCTATTGTGCGTCCTACAGTAAAGCCTCCCCCTATACCTGCTTATGCGGCAGAGCAGAGAAAGAAACCCGATCTGGCCCAGACCCAGCCTCAGGTTCCTCCTCAGACAAAGTCCTCTCCTCAGGACCGTACTCCAGCCCAGGTTCGACCTCCTCCTGTACTATCTCGCTTGACCCAGGAGAAAGAACCCCAAGCCACACCTCCTGCACCCTCCTCTGCACTACCAACTTTACCGTCTACGGCCCCCAAGCCCCATCCCTCACCCCCAACATCGGAAAACTCCCGACCCGACCCCCCTAACAGACCTCCACCACCTTGTCCCGTCAGCAGACCATCAGTG GAGAAGCAACAGAGAAACCAGCTACAGGTGGTGACCTCAGATGCTCTCCAGAGAGGAAAGGCTGCTCTGGCTCATTCTGCTGGACAGAAAAAGCCAAACAG atcctaA